In a genomic window of Gouania willdenowi chromosome 11, fGouWil2.1, whole genome shotgun sequence:
- the LOC114472124 gene encoding nuclear transport factor 2-like, with the protein MAGEKEIWQKIGEGFVQEYYNQFDNTNRMGLGNLYSADACLTWEGSPFQGKEAITGKLVNLPFKRIKHIITKQDFQPTIDSCILIMVFGQLQVDDDRPMAFHQVFMLKSQNCAWACTNDVFRLGVHNIAV; encoded by the exons ATGGCTGGTGAGAAAGAGATATGGCAGAAGATTGGCGAGGGCTTTGTCCAGGAATATTACAACCAGTTTGACAACACCAACAGAATGGGCCTGGGTAACCTCTAT TCAGCTGACGCTTGTTTAACATGGGAAGGATCACCTTTTCAAGGAAAAGAAGCCATCACCGGCAAATTGGTT AACCTGCCGTTCAAGCGTATTAAGCACATAATCACAAAACAGGACTTCCAACCAACAATCGACAGTTGTATCCTCATCATGGTGTTTGGACAGCTCCAG GTTGATGATGATCGACCCATGGCGTTCCATCAGGTGTTCATGCTGAAGTCCCAGAACTGTGCGTGGGCATGCACAAACGACGTGTTTCGGTTGGGGGTTCACAACATAGCAGTTTAG